TGCGCTGATAGTCACCGGAAGCACTACTCAGGATGTTGCAGGCAAAAGAGTCAGCAGACTTCTGGAGGACGCAGGGAACAGTACGGAAACGGTCCTTACGTGCAGGGCAACCATGGAAGAAGTTGATAAATTAATGGAAAAAGCCCTGAATACGGAAGCGACCTTTTTGCTCGGGGTGGGAAGCGGCAGGTCTATCGATCTTGCAAAACTCGCTTCCACCAGGCTTGAAATTCCCTTTATCAGCGTGCCCACGGCAGCCTCTCATGACGGCATCGCATCTTCTCGCGCCTCGGTAATAGACAACGGAAAAAATGCTTCCATACAGGCTCAGGCACCTCTTGCTGTGATTGCGGATACTGAAATTATTTCGGCCGCTCCGTACCGGTTCCTTGCAGCGGGCTGTGGAGACATCATTTCCAATTATACCGCAGTCCTGGACTGGGAGCTTGCAAGCCGTCTCCGAAACGAGTATTTCGGGGAATACGCTGCTGCCCTCTCCAGAATGGCAGCAAGGGTGGTAATAGAAAACGCCGATTCAATAAAGCCAGACCATGAGACTTCAGCCAGGCTTGTGGTAAAAGCTCTGGTCTCAAACGGGGTCGCAATGAGTATTGCAGGCTCTTCAAGGCCGGCTTCGGGATCGGAACATATGTTCAGCCATGCCCTTGACAGGATTGCCCCAAAGGCTGCGCTTCATGGAGAGCAGTGCGGGGTTGGTACAATTATGATGATGTACCTGCACGGAGGAAACTGGCAGGAGATCAGGGATGCTCTGAAAAAAATCGGGGCTCCCACGAATGCTGAAGAGCTCGGCATAGAGGATAAATATATAATTGAAGCGCTCCTGCAGGCGCACAGCATCCGCCCGGACAGATACACCATTCTCGGAAATGGTCTGACGCTCTCGGCAGCTGAGAAAGTTGCAAGAATCACAAAGGTCATAAATTGAAAAGTTGTTTTATTCAGGCTGAAATAGAAAATTATCAATTCTCCAAAACATCACGAAGCAATATGCTATAAATAAGCAGAATCTTTTAACGCAGGATTCGATTTAATCATGATCAATTGTTCATTCAAATTCAAATGATTTATCTGGTTGATGAATTCGGCTTATTCGGGATAATCCAACTCTAAAGCCTTATTTCATGCCAGGATTCAGTACCGGACTCAAAATTTTTGGGATAACTCAGGTATATCCTGAAAACTCAGAAAAGGCCCGAAAAAAATTTAAATGGAAGAACTATTATGACAGAAAGCGATACCAAAATAACACTCATCGGATCACGGCTGGCAAGGGAAGGTCTGGAATTCATATTCAAAGGTGAAATGCCTGAATGCAAGAAATGCCGTTTGAAGAACACCTGCCTTAACCTTGAACCCGGTCGCAGGTATAAAGTTGTTAGAATTAAAAGCAATGATATACACGAATGTTTCCTGCACGACAGCGGGGTTCTTGCGGTGGATGTCAGCAGGGCTCCCATCACAACAAGTGTGGAGTCCAGAAAAGCAGTTCAAGGGGCAAAAATTATGTATGAGCCCGCCAAATGTGGCAAGAGAGAGTGTGCTGAGTATGAGACATGCCACCCTGAAGGGCTTATAAAAGGGGACAAATGCAAAATTGTAGAGGTCCTCGAGAGCCTTGATTCAAAATGCGAAGCCGGCATTTCCTTGAAAAAGGTAAAGCTTGCATGGTGAACATAAACAAACACCTTTTAGTAATAGTAAGACTGATTATTAATAAAAAAGGTTTATAAGCGGTGTTAAAAGTGCCTGAACATGAAATGAACCAGGTCCCCCCCTATGAATTTTATACCCAAAAGCGCTGGGAAAACTGGCTCGGACGGGCAAAGGAAAGCGGTTTTCAGATCAAAGAGTCTGAAGAAGAAGCCAGCAAGGAAAGTGCTGTATTCGTTAATATGGTAGATGATGTAATTCTTGCCTGCCTGAAAGTGACCGCACGCTTTGAAAAGGAGATGCTCTCCAAAGAAATGACTTTACATATTCTTGAGGAGATCAGAGATATCGTTCTTGCCGAGGTCGAACCTATTTCCGAGGATATTGACCTTATGATTGATTCGGTACAGACCTCTTTAATGGGCGCGCTCGTCGCCTTTGAATGCTATGCCATGGGCGACTACGAGGAAGGAGCAGATATCAATGAGCTTATAAAAGCAGCAATTGATGCCGAAGCCTCGGATAACCTTGAACTCGCTCTTGATTACACTGCACAGTGCGGTGCAATCGTGCTCAAAGGGCAGACCCTGCCGGAAGAGGTAATGGCTGATCTTCCATACGGAATTGTTGCAGAATGGCTTGACGGGATTGATTCTATCTCAGCAGCAATGGTAGGCAGCGACAGTTATAAAGAATTCGATGAAGATGATGAGGACGATGCAATATAACTTCTTTCTTTACACCACATCTTCCTCTTACACTTTTCTTCAAACATTTTAAATCTTTTTTCAATTACTTATATTAAATATTCCAGATTTAAAATGCTCAGAGTTTTCAGTATTTAATTTTTTCCGAAAATTTAAATTTTTTATAATTCTTTAAATACTCATTTTTTCCATAACTTTTTCATATACTTCAATGGTCTTTCTGGCTATTGTCTCCCAATTGTATCTCTTTTTCAGGAGGTCGTAACCTTTTTCTCCCATCCTGTTGCGGCCGAGTCCTTCAAGTACGTAGTTGAGACCCCAGGCAATGGAAGATGGCTCTTTATGAGCAATGATTCCTGTCCTGAAGTTTTCGACAAGAGCGACTGCATCGCTCGCAACGACCGGTTTTTGTGCGTCCCATGCTTCAAGCACAACTATTCCGAAGGGTTCATTCCGGCTCGGGACACATACAAGGTCGCAGGCATTGTACCAGTCTATA
This window of the Methanosarcina mazei S-6 genome carries:
- a CDS encoding NAD(P)-dependent glycerol-1-phosphate dehydrogenase, which codes for MKLTINKNSAKWMQLPRDVLVGHGVLEEVGDVCRDLKLKGNALIVTGSTTQDVAGKRVSRLLEDAGNSTETVLTCRATMEEVDKLMEKALNTEATFLLGVGSGRSIDLAKLASTRLEIPFISVPTAASHDGIASSRASVIDNGKNASIQAQAPLAVIADTEIISAAPYRFLAAGCGDIISNYTAVLDWELASRLRNEYFGEYAAALSRMAARVVIENADSIKPDHETSARLVVKALVSNGVAMSIAGSSRPASGSEHMFSHALDRIAPKAALHGEQCGVGTIMMMYLHGGNWQEIRDALKKIGAPTNAEELGIEDKYIIEALLQAHSIRPDRYTILGNGLTLSAAEKVARITKVIN
- a CDS encoding UPF0179 family protein, with translation MTESDTKITLIGSRLAREGLEFIFKGEMPECKKCRLKNTCLNLEPGRRYKVVRIKSNDIHECFLHDSGVLAVDVSRAPITTSVESRKAVQGAKIMYEPAKCGKRECAEYETCHPEGLIKGDKCKIVEVLESLDSKCEAGISLKKVKLAW
- a CDS encoding DUF2150 family protein, yielding MPEHEMNQVPPYEFYTQKRWENWLGRAKESGFQIKESEEEASKESAVFVNMVDDVILACLKVTARFEKEMLSKEMTLHILEEIRDIVLAEVEPISEDIDLMIDSVQTSLMGALVAFECYAMGDYEEGADINELIKAAIDAEASDNLELALDYTAQCGAIVLKGQTLPEEVMADLPYGIVAEWLDGIDSISAAMVGSDSYKEFDEDDEDDAI